The Suncus etruscus isolate mSunEtr1 chromosome 15, mSunEtr1.pri.cur, whole genome shotgun sequence genome contains the following window.
TTCAATGGGTAACGAAGACACAGTGTTGAAGCAAAAGCTGAAGGTTTAGCAGCAAGGGCCTTGGTCCAAGATAAAGGAAAAGGTGGTTTCCTAGTCAGACAACTCTTACTGCTTTTATTATCATCAGCAGAATTGGAACTTTTCCCTAACTTTGAAATCAGAagtttagttcctggtgttgaAGCAACTGACTGCTCTATTGCAGGTTTTGGAATAAAATCTGGGCTTTTTATAAGGACACTAAGATCAATATTTGCATCTATTCCTCGAGAACTGACTTCAGATAAACTGACATTAGGGGATTCTTTCTTAATCTGAGAGTTGTCTATATCAATGGTTCCTGCAATCAAATCGGAGAGTGACAAATTCTCAAGGTCTCTTGTAGGAGAAGGTTTACGAAATGCCAAAGATGACAGAGATCCTGTTAATTCTGATATTCCAGTGGAAGAGTGAGACCGATTTGTGAGTTGTGACAGGGATAAGGACCCCAAACTCAAATCTGTGAAACTGGTAGCTGGCTGGGTACCCATATCAGTTAAACACTGACCTGGATTTTTTGCTTTGTGTTCTTGACACAGTTCAGCTAGGGATGAACATTCATACTGGGAAAACTGTAAATTGTCGTTTTTTGAAAAGCGATTCTTCCCACTCTGTTCAACTGAAGAAACACTTCCAACTTCAGGCATCTTACTAGCATTTACATTATCAAGAATTATACCTTCCAATGGGCTATTTAAGTGCAAAGGACTGTTTAAATGTTGTAAGCTATTTGGTATTGGAATGTTCTGCAAGTCAGGTAGTGAGTTATTTTGAATCAGGAAAGAGTTGTTAGGTGTTGGGTTCTTTGTCATTAAGGACTTCAAATCTGGTATTCCTTTGAACATAGAATCATCTTTGGGAACATATTCAGAGGCATGCGGTCTGACCAAATTAACATCTACATTCTTTGCAGGCAGACCCTCCAGACTATCTGCAGATGACGATCTAGCTGAAGATGGATGTTTACAAGAACTTGGCATGTCCTCAGTAAGATCAGCCAGTGACAGCCCTTTTGTCAACTTACATGATTCTAATTTCTTTTCGCTTTTAGGTCtgtcaagtttctttctcttgtgGAGTAAATGGTAACTTTGTACAAAAGAGGAATTATGATATCGATGTTTTGCTACTGGACCAGAAATATCAAGGGACTCGCTACTACAATCCAAAAGGTTTACAGGTCTGGTACAAGAACTCTGAACATTATCAGCTGATATTTCAGAGGAAGATAATAAGACTCCTTACCTTACAAGAGCCATTGATTTTCAGATGCACAGGTTGACATATACAGGAAACAGTCACAGCgaacaaaaagaaacatgaaatgaGGCACTTCATTACTAAGTGTTTCTTTTGATCACTTCTAATAATACTTGCTAATACCATTATTTAATAAAAGCAATGCTCTAAAAATCAATCAAGGACATGTGCCTTCATTTATTCATCTTATAAATGACTTTATTCTTTGTTAAATAACATTCAAATATAATACCAAGTTAGTTAAATTACAAATCTGACCCATTTGTAATATACAGTTCTAC
Protein-coding sequences here:
- the HBS1L gene encoding HBS1-like protein isoform X4, whose translation is MARHRSVRGYDYGEDFEDDDLYGQSVEDDYCISPSTAAQFIYSRRDNPSEEYDYEGLKESSNFHLSHQLSEIDQARLYSCLDHMREILGDAVPDDTLIEAILKNKFDVQKALSVVLEKDKVQHLKVKNEEAVSTEEIAKGVLLSSSEISADNVQSSCTRPVNLLDCSSESLDISGPVAKHRYHNSSFVQSYHLLHKRKKLDRPKSEKKLESCKLTKGLSLADLTEDMPSSCKHPSSARSSSADSLEGLPAKNVDVNLVRPHASEYVPKDDSMFKGIPDLKSLMTKNPTPNNSFLIQNNSLPDLQNIPIPNSLQHLNSPLHLNSPLEGIILDNVNASKMPEVGSVSSVEQSGKNRFSKNDNLQFSQYECSSLAELCQEHKAKNPGQCLTDMGTQPATSFTDLSLGSLSLSQLTNRSHSSTGISELTGSLSSLAFRKPSPTRDLENLSLSDLIAGTIDIDNSQIKKESPNVSLSEVSSRGIDANIDLSVLIKSPDFIPKPAIEQSVASTPGTKLLISKLGKSSNSADDNKSSKSCLTRKPPFPLSWTKALAAKPSAFASTLCLRYPLKSCKRRTLHLYKTFLYSRQVQDIKDKDISPLIAITPFDFKSASPDDIVKANQKKAFTRE